In a genomic window of Methylovirgula sp. 4M-Z18:
- a CDS encoding SDR family NAD(P)-dependent oxidoreductase, with protein sequence MIISFESKVALVTGAASGLGLATARAFAESGASVALADWNEDAVNAVAEKLAAKGHKAIAIRCDVADDAQVDAMVARTVEAFGRLDAAYNNAGVQNVLAETADTTREDYDRVMGINLRGEWSCMKFELRQMRKQGSGAIVNCSSLGGLVGGAERGIYHAAKHGVLGFTKSAALEYGARGIRINAICPGLIWTPLADEMVAGGQGDALEAMEKSIPMGRVGRPEEIANAVLWLCSDAASYVTGQSISVDGGFIMR encoded by the coding sequence TTGATTATCTCGTTTGAGAGTAAAGTCGCTTTGGTAACGGGGGCCGCATCCGGACTTGGCCTCGCCACGGCGCGGGCTTTCGCAGAATCCGGGGCGTCCGTGGCGCTGGCGGATTGGAACGAGGACGCGGTAAACGCTGTGGCCGAAAAGTTGGCCGCCAAGGGCCATAAAGCCATCGCCATACGTTGCGATGTTGCCGATGACGCGCAGGTCGACGCCATGGTCGCGCGAACCGTCGAGGCGTTCGGCCGGCTCGATGCCGCGTATAACAATGCGGGCGTTCAGAATGTGCTTGCCGAGACGGCCGACACCACGCGCGAGGATTACGATCGCGTTATGGGCATCAATCTGCGCGGTGAATGGAGCTGCATGAAGTTCGAGCTGCGGCAGATGCGCAAGCAGGGAAGCGGTGCGATCGTCAATTGCTCTTCACTCGGCGGACTTGTCGGCGGAGCCGAGCGCGGCATCTATCACGCCGCCAAGCATGGCGTGCTCGGATTCACCAAGAGCGCTGCGCTCGAATACGGAGCAAGGGGAATCCGCATCAACGCGATCTGTCCTGGCTTGATCTGGACGCCACTGGCCGATGAGATGGTGGCCGGCGGTCAGGGCGATGCACTCGAGGCGATGGAAAAGAGCATTCCGATGGGGCGGGTTGGTCGTCCGGAGGAGATTGCGAATGCAGTCCTTTGGCTCTGCAGCGATGCCGCGAGCTACGTAACCGGCCAGTCTATCTCTGTAGATGGCGGCTTCATCATGCGCTGA
- a CDS encoding arabinose transporter — protein MTMPQRSVAPTDKSLLSFMASVFTVFLITGAALPALPLHIHDHLGFGPFMIGLVSGAQFAASLISRLWSGTVADRHGPKRAVTAGLVMAALAGLFCLLSLLAVGNPALSVEILLAGRALLGGAESFIMTGAQSWCLALAGPGNAGKIIAWIGTAMFLALAAGAPLGSYLYATWGFASIGLATSIGAVATLALVAPIPAVKPAPQGEKAIARVLKAVWLPGLGMAFAGIGYGTMTAFAVLLFVQRGWQPAWLSFTAFAVALMVARVFFGPLPDRLGGARTAMIFVVIHSVGMALIWSSPFAWLGFVGAALAGFGYALVYPGFGMEAIARAPAESRGLAMGVYTAFIDLSLGILAPLLGLVANAAGLGSIFLINALLALCAVPIALRLRFHQQPEPERVSS, from the coding sequence ATGACGATGCCCCAACGGTCGGTCGCCCCGACCGACAAGTCCCTGCTGTCTTTCATGGCCTCAGTCTTCACGGTGTTCCTGATCACGGGCGCCGCGCTGCCGGCCCTGCCGCTGCACATTCACGATCATCTTGGCTTCGGCCCTTTCATGATCGGCCTCGTTTCCGGCGCGCAATTCGCCGCCTCCCTGATTTCGCGCCTGTGGTCCGGCACGGTCGCTGATCGGCACGGTCCGAAACGAGCGGTCACGGCGGGCTTGGTCATGGCGGCGCTCGCCGGACTCTTCTGTCTACTTTCCCTGCTCGCCGTCGGCAATCCCGCCCTGTCGGTCGAGATCCTGTTGGCTGGCCGTGCGCTTCTCGGTGGCGCCGAGAGCTTCATCATGACCGGCGCGCAAAGTTGGTGCCTTGCGCTCGCCGGTCCCGGCAATGCCGGGAAGATAATCGCCTGGATTGGCACGGCGATGTTCCTGGCGCTGGCAGCGGGCGCACCGCTAGGCAGCTATCTCTACGCGACCTGGGGATTTGCCTCGATCGGACTGGCGACGTCTATCGGCGCGGTGGCAACGCTAGCGCTGGTCGCGCCCATTCCAGCGGTGAAGCCTGCCCCCCAAGGCGAGAAAGCCATCGCGCGAGTTCTGAAGGCAGTCTGGCTTCCGGGACTGGGTATGGCCTTTGCCGGCATCGGCTATGGCACGATGACCGCTTTCGCGGTGCTGCTTTTCGTGCAGCGCGGCTGGCAACCCGCCTGGCTGTCCTTCACGGCTTTCGCCGTCGCACTGATGGTTGCGCGCGTGTTCTTCGGGCCGCTTCCCGATCGTCTTGGCGGTGCGCGCACCGCGATGATCTTCGTTGTCATCCATAGCGTCGGCATGGCGCTGATCTGGTCCTCGCCGTTCGCCTGGCTTGGCTTCGTCGGCGCAGCGCTTGCCGGCTTCGGCTACGCACTCGTCTATCCGGGGTTCGGCATGGAGGCGATCGCCCGGGCGCCGGCGGAATCGCGCGGGCTTGCAATGGGCGTCTATACCGCCTTCATCGATCTCTCGCTCGGCATCCTCGCTCCCCTGCTTGGTCTCGTCGCCAATGCCGCCGGGCTCGGATCGATCTTTCTCATCAACGCACTGCTCGCGCTCTGCGCCGTGCCGATCGCGCTGCGACTGCGTTTTCACCAGCAACCAGAACCGGAAAGGGTCTCATCATGA
- a CDS encoding LysR family transcriptional regulator, translating into MPRDRINDMIAFLAVARERSFTRAGSQLGVSASALSHTIKALEAQLGVRLLARTTRNVAPTEAGERLMKAIGPHFDQIEAEIEALGELRDKPAGTVRITCNDYVIDTIFRPKLATFLRTYPDIHVELNIDYGFTDIIEQRFDAGVRIGEAISKDMIAVRIGPDWRFAVVGSPSYFERRSPPQTPQDLTNHNCINQRLPSAGGLYAWEFEKDGRELRVRVEGQQTFNSAIPILNTALDGLGLGFVPEDLARPYIADGGLIEVLADWCPLFQGYHLYYPNRRQASPAFALLVEMLRYRQSA; encoded by the coding sequence ATGCCGAGAGATCGCATCAACGATATGATCGCCTTCCTGGCCGTCGCGCGGGAGCGGAGCTTCACCAGGGCGGGTTCCCAGCTCGGCGTATCGGCGTCAGCTCTCAGTCATACGATCAAAGCGCTTGAAGCGCAGTTGGGTGTCAGGCTCCTGGCGCGCACCACCCGTAATGTCGCGCCGACGGAGGCGGGAGAGCGCCTGATGAAGGCGATCGGTCCGCATTTCGACCAGATCGAAGCCGAGATCGAAGCGCTCGGCGAATTGCGCGATAAACCGGCTGGTACGGTGCGCATTACCTGCAACGACTATGTCATCGACACCATCTTCCGGCCAAAGCTTGCGACCTTCCTGCGCACCTATCCGGACATCCATGTCGAACTGAATATTGACTACGGCTTCACCGACATCATCGAGCAGCGATTCGACGCGGGCGTGCGAATTGGCGAAGCGATCAGCAAGGATATGATCGCCGTGCGCATAGGGCCGGATTGGCGCTTTGCGGTTGTCGGCTCACCATCCTATTTCGAGCGACGCTCACCGCCGCAAACGCCTCAGGACCTCACCAACCACAATTGCATCAATCAGCGCCTTCCCAGCGCCGGCGGCCTCTATGCGTGGGAATTCGAAAAAGACGGTCGAGAATTGCGCGTGCGGGTCGAGGGGCAACAGACCTTCAACAGCGCCATACCCATTCTCAATACGGCTTTGGACGGCTTGGGCCTTGGTTTCGTGCCGGAAGACCTCGCCAGGCCCTACATTGCTGACGGAGGCCTTATTGAAGTGCTCGCGGACTGGTGTCCCCTGTTTCAGGGCTACCATCTTTACTACCCAAACCGCCGCCAAGCCTCGCCAGCGTTCGCGTTGCTGGTCGAAATGCTGCGCTATCGTCAGTCGGCGTAA
- a CDS encoding substrate-binding domain-containing protein: protein MKAKTALATAASAVACLAATLAGPAHAEDKQMTIAMITHAQPGDTFWDIIRKGANAAAEKDHVKLIYLADPTAAKEAQLISNVVQQHVDGIALTLAFPDAMAKNVKEAQDAGIPIVGFNAGGDDWKKAGLLMYVGQDENIAGQAVGEQLNKEGAKSVVCVDQQQGAVQLEERCDGIKATFKGKFEILYVTGYDMPTVKSRVQAKLQQDTAIDYIVTLGAPFAPTVLDAITASGNSVKLGTFDLTPQAVGLIKSGKLQWAIDQQPFVEGYLAVDLLWLNKINGDTVGGGGPVLTGPAFVNKSNVDEVEKFAKAGTR from the coding sequence ATGAAAGCTAAGACTGCTCTCGCGACGGCGGCGAGCGCCGTCGCCTGCTTGGCAGCAACTCTTGCAGGCCCGGCGCATGCCGAGGACAAGCAGATGACGATTGCGATGATCACCCACGCGCAACCGGGAGATACGTTCTGGGACATCATTCGCAAGGGAGCCAATGCAGCGGCTGAAAAAGATCATGTGAAGCTGATCTATCTTGCCGACCCGACCGCAGCGAAAGAAGCACAACTCATTTCCAACGTGGTCCAGCAACATGTCGACGGGATCGCGCTGACGCTGGCGTTTCCCGATGCGATGGCCAAGAACGTCAAAGAAGCGCAGGACGCAGGAATTCCTATCGTAGGCTTCAATGCCGGCGGCGACGATTGGAAGAAGGCCGGCCTCCTCATGTATGTCGGCCAGGATGAGAACATCGCTGGCCAGGCAGTGGGCGAACAGCTCAACAAAGAAGGCGCCAAGAGCGTCGTTTGCGTCGACCAGCAGCAAGGTGCCGTGCAGCTCGAAGAACGGTGCGATGGCATCAAGGCCACATTCAAAGGCAAATTCGAAATTCTGTATGTGACCGGCTACGACATGCCGACGGTGAAGTCGCGCGTCCAAGCGAAGCTGCAACAGGACACGGCGATCGATTATATCGTGACCCTCGGCGCACCCTTTGCGCCGACTGTGCTCGACGCGATCACCGCGTCCGGCAACAGTGTCAAGCTCGGCACGTTTGACCTTACGCCGCAAGCCGTCGGCCTGATCAAGAGCGGCAAGTTGCAGTGGGCGATCGACCAGCAGCCCTTCGTCGAGGGCTATTTGGCCGTCGACCTGTTGTGGCTGAACAAGATCAATGGCGACACAGTCGGCGGCGGCGGTCCCGTGCTGACCGGCCCGGCGTTCGTCAACAAGAGCAATGTCGACGAGGTTGAGAAATTTGCCAAGGCGGGCACGCGCTAA
- a CDS encoding Gfo/Idh/MocA family protein — protein sequence MSKPKIRIGLIGSGFMGKAHVFGYTTAARVFDLPFEVELHTLADVNDEAAAKAATALGFAHWTTDWRKMVADRDIDVINITAPNALHKEMALAAIAAGKHVHCEKPLAPIASDGRDMADAAESAKVKTQVGLNYLCNPMFGLARDMIAAGELGEILGYRGVHAEDYMADPTSPFTFRHDPAGGGALADIGSHALATAEFLLSATAGPITRVMGDCVTMISERPDGKGGKRHVEVDDIGRAFLRFASGASGSIEGNWISTGRKMQHDFEVYGTKGALAFSQERFNELHFFSTDDPRGRQGFRRIEAGPDHPPYGLFCVAAGHQLGFNDLKAIEIAGFLDAIADRRFEPFNFRAGLRIQTLVETIQASSRAGAWKDVG from the coding sequence ATGAGCAAACCGAAGATTCGCATTGGCCTTATCGGCAGCGGCTTTATGGGCAAGGCGCATGTATTCGGCTATACGACGGCGGCCCGGGTCTTTGACCTCCCATTCGAGGTGGAACTGCACACGCTCGCAGACGTTAACGACGAGGCAGCCGCAAAAGCCGCTACCGCGCTCGGCTTCGCCCACTGGACCACGGACTGGCGAAAAATGGTCGCCGACCGGGACATCGACGTCATTAACATCACAGCGCCCAACGCGCTGCACAAAGAGATGGCGCTTGCTGCAATCGCGGCAGGCAAACATGTCCATTGCGAAAAGCCTCTGGCGCCGATCGCCAGCGACGGGCGTGATATGGCTGATGCCGCGGAGTCAGCCAAAGTGAAGACGCAGGTCGGTCTCAACTATCTTTGCAATCCAATGTTCGGTCTTGCGCGCGACATGATCGCGGCCGGCGAACTCGGCGAGATCCTGGGATACCGCGGCGTGCACGCCGAAGATTACATGGCGGACCCCACCTCCCCCTTCACGTTCCGTCACGATCCCGCCGGAGGCGGCGCGCTCGCCGACATCGGCAGTCACGCGCTGGCGACCGCAGAGTTCTTGTTAAGTGCGACAGCCGGACCCATCACACGGGTCATGGGCGATTGCGTCACGATGATCTCTGAGCGTCCCGATGGAAAGGGTGGCAAGCGGCACGTCGAAGTCGACGATATCGGCCGCGCGTTCTTGCGCTTCGCTAGCGGCGCCAGCGGATCGATAGAAGGCAACTGGATTTCGACTGGGCGCAAAATGCAGCACGACTTCGAAGTCTACGGGACGAAAGGCGCTCTCGCATTCAGTCAGGAACGTTTCAACGAATTGCATTTCTTTTCGACTGACGATCCCCGTGGCCGTCAGGGCTTTCGCCGCATCGAGGCCGGTCCGGACCATCCGCCCTACGGTTTGTTCTGTGTCGCAGCCGGACACCAACTCGGCTTCAACGACTTGAAGGCGATCGAGATTGCGGGATTTCTCGATGCCATTGCCGACCGCCGATTTGAGCCATTCAATTTTCGAGCGGGCTTGCGCATTCAGACGCTGGTCGAAACGATTCAAGCCTCAAGCCGCGCCGGCGCCTGGAAGGATGTTGGCTAA
- a CDS encoding ABC transporter permease, with translation MIGGEFDLSAGVAVTTSSLAASIFATEVAGNLWVGVVFALLFSLGIGALNGWLLIRTKLHSFLVTLGSFLMLQGLNIAVTKLITGNVATQDISGMPGFSTLQAIFSSNFTIGQAQISIAIVYWAVFVALATWVLLRTKIGNWIFAVGGQGDSARAVGVPVTAVKIGLFMLVGFGCWFLAMHLLFAYDTVQSGAGIGQELLYIAASVVGGCLLTGGYGSAVGSALGAFIFGMTTEGVIYADWDPDWFQFFVGAMLVLATVVNNWIRMRAMRGK, from the coding sequence ATGATCGGTGGCGAATTCGATTTGTCCGCCGGCGTCGCAGTGACGACCTCCTCTTTGGCCGCGTCGATATTCGCCACTGAAGTGGCGGGGAACCTTTGGGTCGGCGTCGTCTTTGCGCTGCTCTTTTCGCTGGGGATCGGTGCACTCAACGGCTGGCTTCTGATACGCACAAAGCTTCACAGCTTTCTTGTGACTCTCGGCAGCTTCCTCATGCTGCAGGGCTTGAACATTGCAGTCACTAAACTCATCACCGGCAACGTCGCGACCCAAGACATCAGCGGCATGCCGGGGTTCAGCACGCTCCAAGCGATCTTTTCGTCGAACTTCACCATTGGCCAAGCCCAAATCAGCATCGCAATCGTTTATTGGGCGGTGTTCGTGGCGCTTGCGACCTGGGTCTTGCTCCGAACGAAAATTGGCAACTGGATCTTTGCCGTGGGCGGCCAGGGCGACAGCGCTCGCGCCGTCGGTGTTCCGGTCACCGCCGTCAAGATCGGCCTCTTCATGCTGGTGGGTTTCGGCTGCTGGTTCCTCGCGATGCATCTGCTGTTTGCCTATGACACGGTTCAATCCGGCGCCGGCATCGGACAGGAACTTCTCTACATCGCCGCATCGGTGGTTGGCGGATGCCTTCTGACCGGCGGTTATGGATCGGCCGTGGGTTCGGCGCTCGGCGCTTTCATTTTCGGCATGACCACCGAAGGCGTGATCTATGCGGATTGGGATCCGGATTGGTTCCAATTTTTCGTCGGCGCGATGCTTGTTCTCGCGACTGTCGTCAACAACTGGATTCGTATGCGCGCGATGAGAGGAAAGTAA
- a CDS encoding ATP-binding cassette domain-containing protein — protein MTQTESAIIQLKDIGKSYGNISALRGVNLTVRQGEVTCILGDNGAGKSTLISIISGLFAHDVGEYLVDGQPRRFASPREALDLGIAAVYQTLALVPMLPVWRNFFLGSELQKGHGIFRRLDTDAMFAVTNDELHRMGIDLENLEQPVGTLSGGQRQVVAIARAVHFGARVLILDEPTAALGVAQSGLVLRYIVQAARDQGIGVIFITHNPHHAFLVGDHFMVLARGEVDLDKPRSELTLENLMFHMAGGRGLSALQHEIHS, from the coding sequence ATGACACAGACCGAAAGCGCGATCATTCAATTGAAAGACATCGGCAAGAGTTACGGCAACATCAGCGCCTTGCGTGGGGTCAATCTCACGGTTCGGCAAGGCGAGGTCACGTGTATTCTGGGCGATAACGGTGCGGGTAAATCGACCTTGATTTCGATCATCTCAGGTCTCTTCGCCCATGACGTCGGCGAGTATCTGGTCGACGGACAACCGCGACGCTTCGCCTCGCCAAGAGAGGCACTCGATCTCGGCATCGCCGCCGTCTATCAGACGCTTGCCTTGGTCCCGATGCTGCCGGTGTGGCGGAACTTCTTTCTCGGATCGGAATTGCAAAAAGGCCACGGCATATTCCGCCGGCTCGATACCGATGCCATGTTTGCGGTGACCAACGACGAATTGCACCGCATGGGCATCGATCTTGAAAACCTCGAGCAGCCCGTCGGCACGCTTTCCGGCGGACAACGCCAAGTTGTGGCGATCGCGCGCGCCGTGCATTTTGGCGCAAGGGTCCTGATCCTCGACGAGCCGACCGCAGCGCTCGGCGTGGCGCAATCCGGCTTGGTCCTACGCTACATCGTGCAGGCGGCCCGCGACCAAGGTATCGGCGTCATCTTCATCACGCACAACCCGCACCACGCTTTCCTGGTCGGCGACCATTTCATGGTGCTGGCGCGCGGAGAAGTCGATCTCGACAAACCGCGCTCGGAACTTACGCTAGAGAATCTCATGTTCCACATGGCCGGCGGCAGAGGACTCAGTGCCCTGCAGCACGAGATCCACAGCTGA
- a CDS encoding DUF2255 family protein, with amino-acid sequence MSWQQQELEKIADSDDLHISPYRDDGQTYGTPTWIWSVVVGGELFVRGYNGQNSRWYQAAIRQKAGRITAAGMTKDVSFEPVDGPLNDPIDEAYRRKYAKSQYLAPMIAGRARAATVRITPKN; translated from the coding sequence ATGTCCTGGCAGCAACAGGAATTGGAGAAGATCGCCGATAGCGACGACCTGCACATTTCGCCCTACCGCGATGACGGCCAGACCTACGGCACGCCGACCTGGATCTGGTCGGTGGTCGTGGGCGGCGAGCTTTTTGTTCGCGGCTACAACGGCCAAAACTCGCGCTGGTATCAGGCGGCGATCCGTCAGAAGGCGGGCCGCATCACCGCCGCAGGCATGACCAAGGATGTTTCCTTTGAGCCGGTCGATGGCCCCCTCAACGATCCCATTGATGAAGCCTATCGCCGCAAATACGCCAAGAGCCAATATCTTGCGCCCATGATCGCCGGGCGCGCCCGCGCGGCAACCGTCAGGATCACGCCGAAGAATTGA
- a CDS encoding SDR family oxidoreductase: MTENIKGKVVVITGASSGLGEAAARRLAEDGAKLVLGARRIDRLEALAKELALGDGAVLKTDVSDREQVKQLVERAVEKHGRIDVLINNAGLMPQSLLESLKVDEWDRMIDVNIKGVLYGIAAALPDMKAQKSGHIINVSSVAGHKIGPGGAVYSATKHAVRAISEGLRQEVKPYNIRTTIISPGAVATELPNTITDPAVAGRVRELYDQVAISADSFASVVAFAMSQPDDVDINEVLYRPTVQVY; the protein is encoded by the coding sequence ATGACCGAGAACATCAAAGGCAAGGTCGTCGTCATCACCGGCGCCAGCAGCGGATTGGGCGAAGCCGCCGCCCGCCGCCTTGCAGAGGACGGCGCGAAGCTGGTGTTGGGTGCGCGCCGCATCGATCGTCTCGAAGCCCTGGCCAAGGAACTGGCTCTCGGCGACGGGGCCGTACTGAAAACTGACGTCAGCGACCGCGAACAGGTCAAGCAACTCGTCGAGCGCGCCGTCGAGAAGCATGGTCGCATCGACGTCCTCATCAACAATGCCGGCCTGATGCCGCAGTCCTTGCTCGAAAGCCTCAAGGTCGATGAGTGGGATCGCATGATCGACGTCAACATCAAAGGCGTGCTCTATGGCATCGCCGCCGCGCTGCCAGACATGAAAGCCCAGAAGAGCGGGCACATCATCAACGTCTCCTCGGTCGCCGGTCACAAGATCGGGCCCGGCGGTGCGGTCTATTCCGCCACCAAGCATGCGGTGCGGGCGATCTCGGAAGGGCTGCGCCAAGAGGTGAAACCGTACAATATCCGTACGACCATCATCTCGCCTGGAGCGGTCGCGACCGAGCTTCCCAACACGATTACCGATCCTGCCGTCGCCGGGCGTGTGCGTGAACTCTACGATCAGGTCGCGATTTCCGCCGACTCCTTCGCCAGCGTTGTCGCCTTCGCCATGAGCCAACCGGACGATGTCGACATCAACGAGGTCCTCTATCGGCCGACCGTGCAGGTCTACTGA
- a CDS encoding MurR/RpiR family transcriptional regulator, whose amino-acid sequence MPNSSTPSDYEELIRVIHDRYDDMSKSYQRIAVYLTQNPNDVAVLSVNAIAQRCGVHASNFVRFAQALGYDGFKALQSLFQKRLSTAAPGFEARLRALESELGARQDSSERGFLHDLVVRDIASLQNLLVEISEADLQKAVVMLEKAEIIYLVGQLRSSPVADLLRYVLTMLGKRCVLLDPSGGLATHMAKTIRSSDLLFAISFRFYATEVVNIVDDVAQRKIPIIAISDSTLSPLAKAANILLAVPEHEYTFSRSLAAPMCLAQALTVALAARLQRNSINPRIPTVTEQ is encoded by the coding sequence ATGCCCAATTCTTCGACACCCTCCGACTACGAGGAACTCATTCGCGTCATTCACGATCGATATGACGATATGAGCAAGTCATATCAAAGGATAGCGGTCTATCTGACCCAGAATCCCAATGACGTCGCAGTGTTGTCGGTGAACGCAATCGCGCAGCGGTGCGGCGTGCATGCATCCAATTTTGTCCGCTTTGCCCAAGCTCTCGGCTACGATGGATTCAAGGCGCTCCAAAGCCTGTTCCAGAAGCGATTGTCTACCGCCGCACCGGGCTTCGAAGCTCGGCTCAGGGCACTTGAAAGCGAACTCGGCGCTCGACAGGACAGCAGCGAGCGTGGTTTCCTGCACGACTTGGTTGTCCGCGACATTGCCTCCTTGCAAAACCTGCTTGTCGAGATCTCCGAAGCCGATCTCCAGAAGGCCGTGGTGATGCTCGAAAAGGCGGAAATCATATATCTCGTTGGCCAGCTCCGCTCGTCGCCGGTTGCCGATCTTTTGCGCTACGTCTTAACGATGCTCGGCAAACGTTGCGTGCTTCTCGATCCAAGCGGTGGTCTTGCAACGCATATGGCGAAGACAATCCGCAGCAGCGACCTACTGTTTGCAATTTCATTCCGGTTCTATGCGACGGAAGTGGTCAACATCGTTGACGACGTTGCGCAACGGAAGATCCCGATCATTGCCATTTCCGACAGCACGCTTTCGCCGCTTGCCAAGGCCGCGAATATCCTTTTGGCGGTTCCCGAGCACGAATACACGTTCTCCCGATCCCTGGCGGCACCGATGTGTTTGGCGCAAGCGCTCACGGTCGCTTTGGCTGCCCGTCTGCAGAGGAATTCGATAAATCCCCGGATACCAACAGTTACCGAGCAATAG
- a CDS encoding carboxymuconolactone decarboxylase family protein, translated as MPSDEPTLISDDVLSVAPALRAYMQDNVIDGLWRRPQLSPRDRSIVTLAVLITRNQTLDIPFYLRLALDSGLKPVEISEIVTHLAFYAGLGNAASTIAIVKDVFGERGIAPNDLPPVDPKLLPLDAAAEATRAANVEENAGTISPGLVQFTADVLFLKLWLRPDLAPRDRSLVTVSSLMAAGHIAQITFHLNKAMDNGLTKEQAGEVIAQVAFYAGWPDAFSAAPVVGEVFKSRGQQSA; from the coding sequence ATGCCCAGCGATGAACCTACGCTTATATCCGACGATGTCCTGTCCGTTGCCCCAGCGCTCCGGGCTTATATGCAAGACAATGTTATCGACGGTCTGTGGAGGCGACCGCAATTGTCGCCGCGCGATCGCAGCATCGTCACGCTCGCCGTGCTTATCACCCGCAACCAGACGCTCGATATTCCGTTTTATCTCCGGCTCGCGCTCGACAGCGGGCTGAAGCCAGTGGAAATTTCCGAGATTGTCACGCATCTTGCGTTTTATGCCGGGCTCGGCAATGCGGCCTCCACAATTGCAATCGTGAAGGATGTCTTTGGCGAGCGCGGCATCGCCCCGAACGATCTTCCCCCGGTCGATCCGAAACTCCTGCCGCTCGATGCCGCCGCCGAGGCGACACGCGCGGCGAATGTCGAAGAGAATGCCGGGACGATCTCGCCCGGTCTCGTGCAGTTCACCGCCGATGTCCTTTTTCTAAAACTCTGGCTTCGTCCTGATCTCGCGCCGCGCGACAGGAGCCTCGTAACGGTCAGCAGCCTGATGGCGGCAGGGCACATCGCTCAGATCACCTTCCATCTCAACAAAGCAATGGACAACGGCCTGACCAAGGAACAGGCCGGCGAAGTGATCGCGCAGGTGGCGTTCTATGCTGGCTGGCCCGATGCCTTCTCTGCCGCGCCCGTCGTTGGCGAAGTGTTCAAGAGTCGCGGTCAGCAATCCGCTTAA
- a CDS encoding (R)-mandelonitrile lyase has product MEIMRAGSRPSAKGPTDWFTGTVRVDPLLNPYAPERAQGAHVTFEPGARTAWHTHPLGQTLIITSGFGRVQRWGGPIEEVLPGDVVWFPPGEKHWHGASPETAMTHIAVNEVQNGKVVDWLEQVSDKQYGG; this is encoded by the coding sequence ATGGAAATCATGCGCGCAGGCTCGCGTCCGTCGGCAAAAGGCCCGACCGACTGGTTCACCGGCACGGTCCGCGTCGACCCGTTGCTCAATCCCTATGCGCCGGAGCGCGCTCAGGGTGCGCACGTCACCTTCGAGCCGGGCGCACGCACCGCCTGGCACACGCATCCGCTCGGCCAGACCCTCATCATCACCTCAGGCTTTGGCCGCGTGCAGCGTTGGGGTGGTCCGATCGAGGAAGTCCTGCCCGGCGACGTGGTGTGGTTCCCGCCGGGCGAGAAGCACTGGCATGGCGCATCGCCTGAAACGGCCATGACCCATATTGCCGTCAACGAGGTGCAGAACGGCAAGGTCGTCGACTGGCTCGAACAGGTCTCCGACAAGCAATACGGCGGTTGA